AGAGAGGAGGTTGGTCTttgaaaagagaagaagaggGAGATTTATGAATTCCTTGAGTGGGTCTGTGGTGACACTCGTGGATGACATTGATCCTTGAAATTGTCGAGAAAGTACACAATTGTAGGTTTTCTCGTGAAATTGGGAAAAGAGTCAAAGACCCAGTTCAGCTGTTAGCGTACAGATTGTTTTAGTTGCGATGAGTTCAGGAAATGTGGGGTGGCTGCCATTGATGAATGTTGTTAAATTTAAGGGAGTGCCAATTCTGCAGCAATTGCATTTGGAGGAACGGTTACTCAGGACTTCACCTCAAAACTGGTGTATTGTAAATGATGGAACCAATGAACCCACAATTGTCATGGGTATTTCAGGGTGAGCTATCAATTTTCACCCTTTTTATGGTATGACTCTTTTTTTCCATAGTAGTACTTTTGCTAGAATTGTTTCTTGATTGTTTTTATTGGCGGGTTCATTATACAACTTGTTTTGACGATTGGATTTGCACTTTCCTTCTGCTTCACTAATTAATCTTTCACCATCTTTAAACTATATAGTGCTTGTGGGAAATGGTGGAGTCAGGAAGGGGATTCGAAAAATACGAACCTAAAGCAATTTAACATATCTGTGTCATAAATACACTGATAATGAGGCCAGTTTTTCCACTTTTTGATATTGTTTAGGCTGTATATTCTTTGGAGCTAAGCTATCAGTATTAACTGCACTGCTGTTGTGCAAGTTCTGATCTATCAGCTTACAATTGATGCAAGAAGTTATGAGTACTTGATGTATGCCATGGCCGTAATGATAGGACATTTTTTGTTTTATGTCTCTAATTGAGTTAATTGTATAACAACATTAACCATTGTCACAGAAAACCAGCTGAACTTCTTGAAATCGGTTCTGTTTTGCAAGACAAGATTCCAGTAGTAAAGAGGTTTACTGGAGGAGGCACTGTAATAGTCGATCACAGGACAATTTTCATCTCCTTCATATGCAATAAGGATGCTGTCCCTACTGTACAACCATATCCTAGGCCCATCATGTCATGGAGCAGCCAACTCTATAGCAAGGTGTTTCAAGGAGTTGGGGATTTCTCTCTTCGTGAAAATGGTACTTTTCTGCTCCAGGATTATTTTCATTGTTGACTGTCCAGCTTTTTGCAGGAAGAGCTGCAGGTTTTCTTCAAgaaccaacccccccccccccatctctCAAAAAAAAGTGTAACCTTGCTTTTATGTCAAAAAAAGGGACTTGCTTTTAAACTTTGTTATGGAGGAAATACTTGCTTATACTTGCTGTATGGTATTTTTGCACTATATATTTCTCTATCTATATATTTGTGACACTGAGTTAATTTGATATTGTtgaaatttatttgactaatcaaAAAACAGAATTAGAAGTTTCAATTGGCTGACAATGTATTTTTGCATGTACTTGTGCTAAAAACCAAGGTTGAGTGTCAGACTAACAATGCTATTACGTTGCACTCATCAAGGGAGCTTCCTTTTATGTGgatttaattatttgtggtagATAAGGTTCACACACTTTCTAACTAACTTCCTGACAAGAAAAGTGCCATTCAT
The Nicotiana sylvestris chromosome 11, ASM39365v2, whole genome shotgun sequence DNA segment above includes these coding regions:
- the LOC104243295 gene encoding uncharacterized protein isoform X1, with protein sequence MSSGNVGWLPLMNVVKFKGVPILQQLHLEERLLRTSPQNWCIVNDGTNEPTIVMGISGKPAELLEIGSVLQDKIPVVKRFTGGGTVIVDHRTIFISFICNKDAVPTVQPYPRPIMSWSSQLYSKVFQGVGDFSLRENDYVFGNRKFGGNAQSIIKGRWIHHTSFLWDYEMMNMAYLKLPKRAPDYRQARDHSDFICRMKDYISRQEFINRTISALDSHFSVTSLELKSYDCPDDTKFMPSSRLLGKQELEESFESESGNVIFQSL